From Heteronotia binoei isolate CCM8104 ecotype False Entrance Well chromosome 12, APGP_CSIRO_Hbin_v1, whole genome shotgun sequence, the proteins below share one genomic window:
- the GPR21 gene encoding probable G-protein coupled receptor 21, with the protein MNASLDSNRSSRPFCLLAAGYPETLDFCLLEVIIIVFLTVLIISGNIVVIFVFHCAPLLNHHTTSYFIQTMAYADLLVGVSCLVPSLSLLHYRIAFLDESLVCKVFGYVVSVLKSVSMTSLACISVDRYIAITKPLTYNTLVTPWRLRVCILLIWLYSGAVFLPAFFHWGKPGYHGDVFEWCANFWKTDAYFTLFIVVMLYAPAAFMVCFTYFSIFRICQQHTKEINERRVRFSSQDGETAEAQPCPDKRYAMVLLRITSVFYILWLPYIIYFLLESSDVYRNRVASFLTTWLAISNSFCNCVIYSLSNSVFQKGLKRLSGVVCTSCTRHRASKDSSASRSKRPSNGCHV; encoded by the coding sequence ATGAACGCCTCACTGGACAGCAACCGCAGCAGCAGGCCCTTTTGCCTCCTGGCTGCCGGCTACCCAGAGACCCTGGACTTCTGCCTCCTGGAGGTGATTATCATCGTCTTCCTCACCGTCCTCATCATTTCGGGCAACATCGTTGTCATCTTTGTCTTCCACTGCGCTCCACTGCTCAACCACCACACCACCAGCTACTTCATCCAGACCATGGCCTATGCTGACCTCTTGGTGGGTGTGAgctgtctggtgccttctttgtCTCTGCTGCACTACCGCATTGCCTTCCTGGACGAGTCCCTGGTTTGCAAGGTCTTTGGCTATGTGGTTTCTGTGCTCAAGAGCGTCTCCATGACCTCTCTGGCTTGCATCAGCGTCGACAGGTATATTGCCATTACAAAGCCGCTGACTTACAACACGCTAGTCACCCCCTGGCGGCTCCGGGTGTGTATCCTGCTCATCTGGTTGTACTCAGGTGCCGtgttcctgcctgccttcttccATTGGGGGAAGCCTGGGTACCACGGGGATGTCTTTGAGTGGTGTGCCAACTTCTGGAAGACCGATGCTTATTTCACCCTTTTTATTGTTGTCATGCTCTATGCGCCAGCTGCCTTCATGGTCTGTTTCACATACTTCAGTATCTTCCGCATCTGCCAGCAGCACACCAAGGAGATCAACGAGAGGAGAGTCCGGTTCAGCTCTCAGGATGGGGAGACGGCTGAGGCCCAGCCTTGCCCAGACAAGCGCTACGCCATGGTTCTCCTGCGCATTACCAGTGTCTTCTACATCCTCTGGCTTCCCTACATCATTTATTTTCTCTTGGAAAGCTCAGACGTGTACCGCAACCGCGTGGCCTCCTTCTTGACCACTTGGCTTGCCATCAGCAACAGCTTTTGCAACTGTGTCATCTACAGTCTGTCCAACAGTGTCTTTCAGAAAGGGTTAAAGCGCCTGTCTGGCGTAGTTTGCACCTCTTGCACCAGGCACCGGGCCTCAAAGGATTCTTCTGCATCAAGGAGCAAAAGACCTTCCAATGGTTGTCATGTCTAA